A part of Antennarius striatus isolate MH-2024 chromosome 21, ASM4005453v1, whole genome shotgun sequence genomic DNA contains:
- the pagr1 gene encoding PAXIP1-associated glutamate-rich protein 1: MQAEAADSSLREGIESLRVKDAEKTAAVQEEDGHTEQQDTEMTAAPEEDTAEDEQDAVEGEVHKDDPQETGVDDEEGKQAAVVDNEWEIPYSDEEMEDPKNWMPPPAEIKRLYELLSKGEMLELDFEPLPRRPPTPEHTPSPEVDDEEEAAKEREREERERKPPTPTEFDFDEEQTQATPKNSFINRRRTPGSSARSSIKREAQLDKVLSDMKRHRKLEQQIMRTGRDLFKSDKKLEEALSPNSQKEREKERERDSNPNTIFSPRQRRY; the protein is encoded by the exons ATGCAGGCTGAGGCCGCGGACTCGTCCCTGAGAGAGGGCATCGAGTCCCTGCGTGTGAAGGACGCGGAGAAGACGGCAGCGGTCCAGGAGGAAGACGGCCACACGGAGCAGCAGGACACGGAGATGACCGCAGCCCCGGAGGAGGATACAGCTGAGGATGAACAGG ATGCAGTGGAAGGAGAGGTGCACAAGGATGACCCTCAGGAAACAGGTGTGGATGATGAAGAGGGAAAGCAAGCAGCAGTTGTGGATAACGAATGGGAAATTCCCTACAGCGATGAAGAAATGGAAGACCCCAAAAACTGGATGCCCCCTCCTGCTGAGATCAAAAGACTGTATGAGCTCCTTTCTAAAGGGGAGATGCTGGAATTGGACTTTGAGCCCCTTCCTAGGAGGCCCCCTACACCTGAACACACCCCCTCACCTGAGGtagatgatgaggaagaggcgGCGAAggaaagggaaagagaggagagagagcgcAA GCCTCCAACTCCAACAGAGTTTGACTTTGATGAAGAGCAAACACAAGCCACTCCAAAAAATTCCTTCATCAACAGACGTAGAACACCAG GATCTTCAGCCCGTTCTTCTATAAAAAGAGAAGCTCAGCTGGACAAAGTACTGTCAGATATGAAGCGTCACCGCAAACTTGAGCAGCAGATCATGCGCACAGGTAGAGATCTCTTCAAAAGCGacaagaagctggaggaggcaCTGTCTCCGAACAGCCAGAAGGAgcgggagaaagagagggaacgAGACAGCAACCCCAACACCATCTTCTCCCCAAGACAGAGGAGATACTAA
- the kif22 gene encoding kinesin-like protein KIF22 isoform X2: MAQRVAPSDGGNKKTTRVRVAVRLRPFVAKEDEKDEGPCVRGLDAQNLEIVNWRNATESVKYHFDAFHGEQTTQQEVFLSSVKPILPHTLKGQNASVFAFGPTGAGKTHTMLGSSEQPGVIPRAVREILKLVSAKNEDEGWDYSIGMSYLEIYNEKVLDLLSPTSQDLPIREDKDKNIFIPGLTHTTISSFSDFDKHFVPASLNRTTASTKLNQRSSRSHAVLLIKVVRTQRALPHRQQTGKLYLVDLAGSEDNRRTGNQGIRLKESGAINLSLFTLSKVVDSLNSGTAIRIPYRDSKLTRLLQDSLGGSAHSVMITNIAPEYKYYFDTFSALNFAAKSKQIVNKPFTRETVAMPVLPVKRAREDRETAASGAEPQKKRQKEERKPEHDDSSPLAEFHSLSDPSVMDRLIALEKLMMSCQDKSRQDMLKDVAQSRKEIQELKAKQKELESKTLLFNRLAGEKSSTKQEPVFNTAPLHRIQSTASKSNKRQAVVQPLHVSQLQDLQQIAVLVKKPSVCVKKKDGKHSDQFEPPDGKENRMDWELESQLDTSVLEQSRKKILQILNAGSLKELKGLQQIGDKKAKLILGWREVHGQFTELEDLVKVEGMSAKRFSSFMKANILSVMGK; encoded by the exons ATGGCCCAGCGTGTAGCGCCGTCAGATGGGGGAAACAAGAAGACGACCCGGGTTCGGGTAGCAGTCCGTCTTCGACCATTTGTGGCCAAAGAAGATGAGAAAGACGAGGGGCCGTGTGTCAGAGGCCTGGACGCACAGAACCTGGAGATAGTGAACTGGAGAAACGCTACAGAATCGGTCAAATATCA CTTTGATGCATTTCATGGAGAGCAAACAACTCAGCAAGAGGTTTTTCTGTCATCGGTGAAGCCCATTTTACCTCACACACTGAAAGGCCAAAATGCCAGTGTCTTTGCCTTTGGCCCCACAGGAGCTG GTAAGACCCACACCATGTTGGGTAGTTCAGAGCAGCCAGGTGTGATTCCCCGTGCTGTTCGAGAGATCCTCAAACTTGTCAGTGCTAAGAATGAGGATGAAGGATGGGACTACAGCATTGGAATGTCTTATTTGGAAATCTACAATGAGAAG GTTCTTGATCTACTATCACCAACCTCCCAGGATTTGCCCATCAGAGAGGACAAGGATAAGAACATCTTTATCCCTGGTCTCACCCACACAACAATCTCCTCTTTCTCAGATTTTGACAAACACTTTGTCCCTGCTAGCCTCAATCGCACTACAGCCTCAACCAAACTAAACCAGAGATCCAGCCGGAGCCACGCTGTCCTCTTAATAAAG GTTGTGCGGACTCAGCGGGCCTTGCCCCATagacagcagacaggaaagctctaCCTGGTAGACCTGGCTGGTTCTGAGGATAACCGTCGCACTGGCAACCAAGGCATCCGTCTGAAGGAGAGCGGTGCCATCAACCTATCTCTTTTTACGCTCAGCAAAGTGGTGGACTCCCTTAACTCTGGCACAGCCATCCGCATCCCATACAGAGACAGTAAACTGACACGGTTGCTGCAGGACTCTTTAGGCGGCTCAGCACACTCTGTCATGATCACCAATATTGCGCCAGAGTACAAATATTACTTCGATACTTTTAGTGCGTTGAACTTTGCCGCCAAGTCAAAGCAGATTGTGAACAAGCCTTTCACACGTGAAACTGTTGCCATGCCTGTGTTACCAG TGAAGCGAGCCAGAGAAGACCGCGAGACTGCAGCGTCTGGCGCTGAGCCACAGAAGAAGAggcagaaggaggagaggaaacctGAACACGATGATTCCTCACCCTTAGCAGAATTTCACAG TCTGTCAGATCCTTCAGTCATGGACAGATTAATAGCTTTGGAGAAGCTGATGATGAGCTGCCAGGACAAAAGTAGACAGGACATGCTCAAAGATGTGGCTCAGTCACGTAAGGAGATCCAG GAGCTCAAAGCAAAGCAGAAGGAATTGGAGAGCAAGACTCTGCTGTTCAATCGCTTGGCTGGAGAAAAGTCAAGTACCAAACAGGAGCCTGTTTTCAACACTGCTCCTCTGCACAGAATACAGTCAACGGCTTCAAAATCCAACAAACGGCAGGCTGTTGTCCAACCGCTACACG TGTCACAGCTCCAGGATCTTCAGCAGATTGCGGTTCTAGTCAAGAAGCCGTCTGTCTGTGTCAAGAAGAAAGATGGGAAGCATTCAGACCAGTTTGAG CCACCGGATGGTAAAGAGAACAGAATGGATTGGGAATTGGAATCCCAGCTGGACACTTCAGTGCTGGAGCAGTCCAGAAAGAAAATCCTCCAGATTCTCAACGCCGGCTCCCTCAAGGAGCTGAAGGGTCTGCAGCAGATCGGTGACAAGAAAGCGAAGCTCATTCTGGGCTGGAGGGAGGTCCATGGTCAATTCACAGAG TTGGAAGACCTGGTAAAAGTTGAGGGTATGTCAGCAAAGAGATTTTCCTCCTTCATGAAG gcgAACATCCTGAGTGTGATGggaaagtga
- the kif22 gene encoding kinesin-like protein KIF22 isoform X1 — MAQRVAPSDGGNKKTTRVRVAVRLRPFVAKEDEKDEGPCVRGLDAQNLEIVNWRNATESVKYHFDAFHGEQTTQQEVFLSSVKPILPHTLKGQNASVFAFGPTGAGKTHTMLGSSEQPGVIPRAVREILKLVSAKNEDEGWDYSIGMSYLEIYNEKVLDLLSPTSQDLPIREDKDKNIFIPGLTHTTISSFSDFDKHFVPASLNRTTASTKLNQRSSRSHAVLLIKVVRTQRALPHRQQTGKLYLVDLAGSEDNRRTGNQGIRLKESGAINLSLFTLSKVVDSLNSGTAIRIPYRDSKLTRLLQDSLGGSAHSVMITNIAPEYKYYFDTFSALNFAAKSKQIVNKPFTRETVAMPVLPVKRAREDRETAASGAEPQKKRQKEERKPEHDDSSPLAEFHSLSDPSVMDRLIALEKLMMSCQDKSRQDMLKDVAQSRKEIQELKAKQKELESKTLLFNRLAGEKSSTKQEPVFNTAPLHRIQSTASKSNKRQAVVQPLHVSQLQDLQQIAVLVKKPSVCVKKKDGKHSDQFEPPDGKENRMDWELESQLDTSVLEQSRKKILQILNAGSLKELKGLQQIGDKKAKLILGWREVHGQFTELEDLVKVEGMSAKRFSSFMKVSKFCLEPHRGISSHLE; from the exons ATGGCCCAGCGTGTAGCGCCGTCAGATGGGGGAAACAAGAAGACGACCCGGGTTCGGGTAGCAGTCCGTCTTCGACCATTTGTGGCCAAAGAAGATGAGAAAGACGAGGGGCCGTGTGTCAGAGGCCTGGACGCACAGAACCTGGAGATAGTGAACTGGAGAAACGCTACAGAATCGGTCAAATATCA CTTTGATGCATTTCATGGAGAGCAAACAACTCAGCAAGAGGTTTTTCTGTCATCGGTGAAGCCCATTTTACCTCACACACTGAAAGGCCAAAATGCCAGTGTCTTTGCCTTTGGCCCCACAGGAGCTG GTAAGACCCACACCATGTTGGGTAGTTCAGAGCAGCCAGGTGTGATTCCCCGTGCTGTTCGAGAGATCCTCAAACTTGTCAGTGCTAAGAATGAGGATGAAGGATGGGACTACAGCATTGGAATGTCTTATTTGGAAATCTACAATGAGAAG GTTCTTGATCTACTATCACCAACCTCCCAGGATTTGCCCATCAGAGAGGACAAGGATAAGAACATCTTTATCCCTGGTCTCACCCACACAACAATCTCCTCTTTCTCAGATTTTGACAAACACTTTGTCCCTGCTAGCCTCAATCGCACTACAGCCTCAACCAAACTAAACCAGAGATCCAGCCGGAGCCACGCTGTCCTCTTAATAAAG GTTGTGCGGACTCAGCGGGCCTTGCCCCATagacagcagacaggaaagctctaCCTGGTAGACCTGGCTGGTTCTGAGGATAACCGTCGCACTGGCAACCAAGGCATCCGTCTGAAGGAGAGCGGTGCCATCAACCTATCTCTTTTTACGCTCAGCAAAGTGGTGGACTCCCTTAACTCTGGCACAGCCATCCGCATCCCATACAGAGACAGTAAACTGACACGGTTGCTGCAGGACTCTTTAGGCGGCTCAGCACACTCTGTCATGATCACCAATATTGCGCCAGAGTACAAATATTACTTCGATACTTTTAGTGCGTTGAACTTTGCCGCCAAGTCAAAGCAGATTGTGAACAAGCCTTTCACACGTGAAACTGTTGCCATGCCTGTGTTACCAG TGAAGCGAGCCAGAGAAGACCGCGAGACTGCAGCGTCTGGCGCTGAGCCACAGAAGAAGAggcagaaggaggagaggaaacctGAACACGATGATTCCTCACCCTTAGCAGAATTTCACAG TCTGTCAGATCCTTCAGTCATGGACAGATTAATAGCTTTGGAGAAGCTGATGATGAGCTGCCAGGACAAAAGTAGACAGGACATGCTCAAAGATGTGGCTCAGTCACGTAAGGAGATCCAG GAGCTCAAAGCAAAGCAGAAGGAATTGGAGAGCAAGACTCTGCTGTTCAATCGCTTGGCTGGAGAAAAGTCAAGTACCAAACAGGAGCCTGTTTTCAACACTGCTCCTCTGCACAGAATACAGTCAACGGCTTCAAAATCCAACAAACGGCAGGCTGTTGTCCAACCGCTACACG TGTCACAGCTCCAGGATCTTCAGCAGATTGCGGTTCTAGTCAAGAAGCCGTCTGTCTGTGTCAAGAAGAAAGATGGGAAGCATTCAGACCAGTTTGAG CCACCGGATGGTAAAGAGAACAGAATGGATTGGGAATTGGAATCCCAGCTGGACACTTCAGTGCTGGAGCAGTCCAGAAAGAAAATCCTCCAGATTCTCAACGCCGGCTCCCTCAAGGAGCTGAAGGGTCTGCAGCAGATCGGTGACAAGAAAGCGAAGCTCATTCTGGGCTGGAGGGAGGTCCATGGTCAATTCACAGAG TTGGAAGACCTGGTAAAAGTTGAGGGTATGTCAGCAAAGAGATTTTCCTCCTTCATGAAGGTGAGCAAATTCTGTCTTGAGCCACATCGGGGCATAAGCAGTCACTTAGAGTGA
- the prrt2 gene encoding trafficking regulator of GLUT4 1 isoform X2 — MSVNMMPCPTVWPGEEQPSLLDQEECLSGQAPVSEPCLPAISEQHIHSSSSSPANARLPCSQSKGELVIVINEKLKNGNGIHPAPAESTSPVISSPPRRQHSISYPHNGKTRKGSRASSIAYTAFSPRPSLSRHSSIATNPPLDRTKVKDYLLLSVLACFCPVWPINIVGFVYSIMSKNSLEQGNLDGAVRLGRVAKMLSMVSLVGGTVIIIACIVNLAINVKT, encoded by the exons ATGTCTGTGAACATGATGCCGTGTCCCACCGTTTGGCCCGGGGAGGAACAACCATCCCTGCTGGATCAGGAGGAGTGTCTGTCGGGTCAAGCCCCCGTCTCTGAGCCCTGTCTGCCCGCCATTAGTGAACAACAcatccacagcagcagcagcagcccggCCAACGCCAGGCTCCCCTGCAGCCAATCCAAAGGAGAGCTCGTCATCGTCATCAACGAGAAGCTGAAGAACG GTAACGGGATCCACCCAGCGCCTGCAGAGAGCACCTCCCCGGTCATCTCCTCTCCCCCCCGAAGACAGCACTCCATCTCTTATCCCCATAATGGCAAAACCAGGAAGGGAAGCAGGGCGAGCTCCATCGCCTACACCGCCTTCTCACCCAGGCCGTCACTTTCCCGCCACTCCAGCATTGCCACCAACCCGCCGCTGGACCGGACAAAAGTTAAAGACTACCTCCTCCTGTCCGTGCTGGCCTGCTTCTGCCCCGTCTGGCCTATCAACATTGTAGGATTCGTGTACTCCATCATG TCAAAAAACAGTCTGGAGCAGGGGAACCTGGATGGCGCCGTGCGTCTGGGACGTGTGGCCAAGATGCTTTCCATGGTGTCTCTAGTAGGCGGGACGGTCATAATCATTGCCTGCATTGTCAACCTGGCTA taaATGTGAAAACCTGA
- the prrt2 gene encoding trafficking regulator of GLUT4 1 isoform X1 has product MSVNMMPCPTVWPGEEQPSLLDQEECLSGQAPVSEPCLPAISEQHIHSSSSSPANARLPCSQSKGELVIVINEKLKNGNGIHPAPAESTSPVISSPPRRQHSISYPHNGKTRKGSRASSIAYTAFSPRPSLSRHSSIATNPPLDRTKVKDYLLLSVLACFCPVWPINIVGFVYSIMSKNSLEQGNLDGAVRLGRVAKMLSMVSLVGGTVIIIACIVNLASECPKSDL; this is encoded by the exons ATGTCTGTGAACATGATGCCGTGTCCCACCGTTTGGCCCGGGGAGGAACAACCATCCCTGCTGGATCAGGAGGAGTGTCTGTCGGGTCAAGCCCCCGTCTCTGAGCCCTGTCTGCCCGCCATTAGTGAACAACAcatccacagcagcagcagcagcccggCCAACGCCAGGCTCCCCTGCAGCCAATCCAAAGGAGAGCTCGTCATCGTCATCAACGAGAAGCTGAAGAACG GTAACGGGATCCACCCAGCGCCTGCAGAGAGCACCTCCCCGGTCATCTCCTCTCCCCCCCGAAGACAGCACTCCATCTCTTATCCCCATAATGGCAAAACCAGGAAGGGAAGCAGGGCGAGCTCCATCGCCTACACCGCCTTCTCACCCAGGCCGTCACTTTCCCGCCACTCCAGCATTGCCACCAACCCGCCGCTGGACCGGACAAAAGTTAAAGACTACCTCCTCCTGTCCGTGCTGGCCTGCTTCTGCCCCGTCTGGCCTATCAACATTGTAGGATTCGTGTACTCCATCATG TCAAAAAACAGTCTGGAGCAGGGGAACCTGGATGGCGCCGTGCGTCTGGGACGTGTGGCCAAGATGCTTTCCATGGTGTCTCTAGTAGGCGGGACGGTCATAATCATTGCCTGCATTGTCAACCTGGCTAGTGAGTGTCCCAAATCCGACCTTTAA